The Halomonas denitrificans DNA window CTCGCCCTCCGGCACGCAGTAGCCCTCGGTGAACAGCTTGAAGTGGTGGATCAGCGCTTCCATGTCGTCCTTCATTTCTTCGCGAGACGGCGGCGCGACCTTGTAGTTGCCGACCATGACCGGACCGGGATTGTCGCGCAGCCAGCGAATGCACTGCTGGGCGATGCGCGCCGACTGCCGCATCTCCTCGACGCGCACCAGGTAGCGGTCGTAGCAATCGCCGTTGACGCCGACCGGGATGTCGAAATCGACGTCGCGGTAGCGCGCGTAGGGTTGCTTCTTGCGCAGGTCCCAGGCAATGCCCGAACCCCTGAGCATCGGTCCGCTGAAGCCCAGCTGGCGGGCACGCTCCGGCGACACCACGCCGATCCCGACGTTGCGCTGCTTCCAGATGCGGTTGTCCGTGAGCAGGGTCTCGTACTCGTCGACGCGGTCGAAGAAATCGGCCATGAAGGCGTCGAGGAAGTCCAGCATCGAGCCTTCGCGCCACTCGTTGAGGCGCTTGACGTCGGAGGCCTTGCGGAAGCGGTTTTCTTCGACCTTGGGCATCTCGGCCGGCAGATCGCGGTAGACGCCGCCCGGGCGGTAGTAGGTCGCGTGCATCCGCGCGCCGCTGACCGCCTCGTAGACGTCCATCAGCTGCTCGCGTTCGCGGAAGGCATAGAG harbors:
- a CDS encoding NADH-quinone oxidoreductase subunit D; translated protein: MAEIRNYTLNFGPQHPAAHGVLRLILEMDGEVVQRADPHVGLLHRATEKLAESKPFNQSIGYMDRLDYVSMMCNEHAYVRAIEQLLGIEPPDRAQWIRTLFDEITRILNHLMWIGANGLDLGAMTLFLYAFREREQLMDVYEAVSGARMHATYYRPGGVYRDLPAEMPKVEENRFRKASDVKRLNEWREGSMLDFLDAFMADFFDRVDEYETLLTDNRIWKQRNVGIGVVSPERARQLGFSGPMLRGSGIAWDLRKKQPYARYRDVDFDIPVGVNGDCYDRYLVRVEEMRQSARIAQQCIRWLRDNPGPVMVGNYKVAPPSREEMKDDMEALIHHFKLFTEGYCVPEGETYAAVEAPKGEFGCYLISDGANKPFRVHLRAPGFAHLSAMDEMARGHMLSDVVALIGTQDIVFGEIDR